GTTGTTCTCCTTTTCTGACttgctaattaaaaacaacaaatgagtgttactttcttatgtttgcAGGGTGCAaaacttaaaggggctatacaccgtgtgatgaaatatcgaaaaaaaaaaaagaaacttgtcaaaaactgacataaacttggtatcaatgtgtacaatgcattgaaactaactaactgaagtaccacataccgtagtatacaattaatttattttcgcattattttttccatatttctccattaattttttttactgggtatgtatacctagtagaattcattcttatgcgtgatttgctAGTTGATGATATCATGGGATATAACCAAGTAAGGTATATTAGCTTAAGCATTCATATGGTTTCggataagccttcgtagcaaagtggatacaacactggacagcTATTTTGGTGACACTAGTTCAATCCATAgctcaattttcttttacattttggtatttctttaccattatcatatcagaagagtaaaacattttattaaataatttgtcctgagatttgttacagaaaaaaactttattggtgccaatctggtgtacagtccctttaaacattggGACATATTTAGCATGGGGctagtttttttaatctaatgtatcttaaagttaacatttgtcGGGCATTTCAGTTTGATCTATGGCACTCTTGCCTATTCTTATTTCCACTTAGTTCAATTATGAAACTGATATGAAAATGGTTCATACTGAAAAATCCTTTAAGCAATTCAATACTAATGATTTGAAGTACGTGGTAGATCAATTACAcatggcaaataaaaaaaaactcatttcagAGCCAAACTTAATAAGTGATCTTTGACTTTTATTcttagaaatgttacaaataataaaaccacaaaatacaaagcagatgtttcacaaacaaaaaattatatcaataaattgatcagttaatgcatacatgtttcaaatcaaatcttGAAATCCATTCACATGAGCATATTTCCttatccatttttgtcaaacctgaatcaaatgtgtaatctcatatgttatcatataacttgctcgaaaaaatgattttaaaacaaaattgtaatttcattgttCTAGTTAGAAGTATACAAGTTTTTATCCCTAAATCTAATGCTTGATATATACAAACGCTTTCATTGACACATGAGTTATTATTGAACAAGTGGTGGCCATAGATTtgtcaaatatgtgcatattttgaacactttaGAAATTCTCCTTGACTGTGTTATAGGAATATTGCCATGCAATATTCGAAAGTTCTTGATTCTCTCCATTTGCCTTTCAACATGTATTCGTAAACTTGCAATATCTTTTGTAAGGAGAACCTCACGTTTAGagaattgttttcctttctgtTTAAATGGTGGAATAATGAGATGAATGCCTCTTGGAGTAGTAAGGTCTGTAATAGTGAAACCCTTATCAACCATTATGGCGTCTCCTTCTTCAAGCAAGTCCAAGAGTCCACATTTTTCTGTGAGTTTCTTGTCACTGGTACAGCCCACCCAACAGTCAGAAACAAAAGTTACAACACCATTTGGGCTTATACCCACCAAAATCTTATGAGTCATGTGAGACTTGTAATCACTGtacattaaacttttcaaagaaagagAACTGGATGTTTCACTGTAAATTTCAGTGCAGTCGATAATAATTCTAGTGTTagaatatttctctttaaattgttcaggcatgttatttttcACTACCTCACGAGATGGCCATTGAACAAGAAaggataattgtacatgtaaatagttgATCCATCTTTCAACAATGTCACTACATTGTGAAGTGGATATGCAAAACCTAGTACCTGGATCTTCAAATAACAGACCTAGACGTAGGCGCATCAGCACCATGAAAAATTCATCCAGAACACTTAGAGTTCTTGGCCGTCCTCCATCTGAATCTTTATAGTTAAGTTTCCGCCTTGATGTCCGCACTTCAGCTTCATCCttgatttcatcaaacaaaGCTTCAAACACAACTCGATTAGGGATTCCGGTGTAAAAACTGACCAAATCGTCATTGTATTTTACGTCATCATATGTGAGCATAGGTAGCTGACATTGTACACCAAAGTCTCTAGTAGAATGTTCTGTTTGTGAACTGAAGTCTGCTGTTTTTCCCAGGAAACTTTCTTCAGTTTGTACTTCCATCACTGCACAGTTGTTCTCAGTCTGTGTGTCACAACatctgaaacatatacaaattgatCATGTACCCATTTACCACATCTTACATGTACAGTCtggtaaccctaaccaaatgtttgtttttttggccttaaacatttacaaacacttaaattttcctatttttgttaaagaatgaagaaaaatgatCAGAAGTAATTAACTTATCAGATCGATTTCATAGCACaagaagcaatatatatatatattgaacaatacctAAAGGACTGATTCTGTGGCTGTAGTACTGGTCCCATGCAGTAATCATGCAGGTGGACAGAGGTATCAATGGCATGCCCGGAAGGGGATACAAATGACAGTTGTGGCTGTATACTATCATCATTTGACAGTTCTAGGTCTAAATCGTCATTGaccgtatcaccatcatcatcatcacctacgTCTTCATCAAGGAGctgaaattgcaaatgaaactgtataagataaatgttttagtaCAAAATCTGCCAGGCTATATGGTACACATTTTTCCAggctgtatttgaaaacaattctttaatcatttcttaaattacaaaatttacaaataagtgctgtgacattgtttttaagcaccgttgatataacataattcattttgagGTGCATGTAAGGAAGAACTTAaactaatataagaaataaaaaataccgttgGCTGGAAGGTTTTGGTAGCACCAGTCTCAGTTGGAAACATAGATGGAAGTGTATGCTGGAATGAAGGTCCTCTGAAGCCAACAAAATGCTCACTACACAATCGTCTGTGTTCATTCCACTGGAACGATCTCATGACCGTTTTACATCGCTGCACCCACACACGTTTTAAACGTTTGTTCTGAGGAAAACGGTGCAATGACACTTTTCTCCCATCAATAACCTTTCCTCTGTAAATTCCTTTACAAATACAACAGTACTTAGGGGTTTTCCTGCCCGTTTTCTTTATTAGTTTTGAATCTTTACTTTCCATTTTCACTTGTTGCTGTTTACTTCCTGGTTTGTGTAGTCCCCGGAAGTAAATTTCCGCTTTTTGCGCATGCCCACTTGAAGAGTATTCAGGGAAAGATAATCGagttatcggaaaggacaatACATATAGAAAGgtaacaaatattttaccagGCACAACTTTGTATTAAAAAATCGGCAAAATTCGTTTAAGTGGTATGtaaaaagacaatttatttGTTAGGtcttcaatatgtttattgcataaaacaaataaaaaaaaaagtacgCACACTTTGAAGCTAAGGGTTAAAATGTTCTAACATCCTATTATAGTAAGCACACATGtgttaaatgtgttgttgttgttttttaatccaAAGAGTCTTTCACTAATCGTCTTTAACATAGACCTAAATCTTGTCCGCATGATGTAATCATGGACCAAAAGTAGCTGTGTGTATCAATAAACGTGCTAATCCGTTTGTCATGTATTTAACGAGGGGCAGGTGCTAATATCTGATACGTGTCCGTATAATAACAGTCATAAAAGTTTATCGGTGTGCACCTTTCATAAACAGAAAAcgaatattgaataaaataatgagataTTTCGAAGGTTTTTTACCAATGAATTATTACTTACAGGGCGACGTTATATTGTGACTACTgcttcacaaaaaaaataatgtacaaaattacaaatgttATAACATGCTCGTTCTTTAATGTTCATTCTAATTTCAGTAAGTTATTACGAAGACAGCATTAACGCAAGTAAAAGAAGTCAAAGAGTAAAAGAAGTATCTTCACATTGATAGATAGATCTAGATCGTTTCAATTCTGCATTTCTATTAAGATTCTAAATAAAAGTGTTCTGTTATGAGTTACTTCATAATAGAATTCAAAGTTAGTTCGTTAATGAATTTTGCAACTTCAAAAATACCTCcgtcatttgtttatattttctcaaTAAATAGTGTACATTTCTCAAATATCTCTTTCagcatgttgtttttgtcaacaatgacatttaataaatgaatccaaagtttgtttaattaatgaCACTTGAACCCCCGCAAAAGAGCCATTAACACCTTTTCCCTATATGTCTATATTGGCTGCGCAACCGCTGCGTTTTccctatatgtttatattggcTGCATTAATCGCTGCGTTTTATACCGTATTGCACAGCTGCAATGACCTTCAAGTGTGGTCTTTGGATGATGTTCGACAATTCTGTTGTATTGAAttccttttacaaaaaaattcaaaaacgATGAAATACCTGTAGAGCATATTGGGTTTCATGCCACCCCCATATATAGTCTTGACAAGGTGCTAGCAGAAACGAATAAGAATACCGGAACTACGAGACAGCGGTTTTTACAGCCGAgaattgtcaatcctgaaaacATCCGGGGTCTGTTTCATCCAGCGATTCATGCCCAAGTCAGGGTCAATGGGCTTAGAAATGGTTCCATACATTATATTCATATCAAGGTACTGCCTACTGAAATGCAAATGCtcaaacaaaaaacttttaaacCTGTATAGTACaatagtctaaagtttaagctctCGTCCTGATAAGGCGATTTATCCTGAACTTAAAACCATCGAAGACAATCATGCTcatcaatttattaatattccagaaaatagaaattacagttaaaatcttattaaaacaatatcagattaaatgattataatcattaaaataaagattaaattcATAAACAGAGTATTATTCAAACTATCAACTGCTTTCAAGGGGATTCAATATTGAAACACTCGCatgcatacattttattaacataaatccATGAACTGTAACATCATAGAAACaaatgtgtacttttaaacCAAATATCTTTTGAAGTTATTAACCCTTAACAGCAAATCAGTCACACAGTTTCATAactgttatcaattataatatataattaaaatataactcgATCAAGGTTTGAGAAATCATAAAAAACTCAAACATCATAATAAGCCAAAAACAAGTTTATCTTATCAAATGACTCACTTGGTGAATCATGCATTTATGATGTTTTCGATATGCTCAATGTTTTCAGCAGACACAACTGATACAGGAACTTCCATGAAGTCGGAGAGATTAAGCTGCATGCTTGTGGAAGATGCAACATTTGTTACATGGGCTACACTTGACACAGGCAGGCTTGAACTTGGCACATGTATCTGGGAGGGCTGGGATTGTGATGCTGATATCACCATATGCTGGTTGGTTCTGGGATTTCTGATTTGTATCTGTTGGGTCACAGGAGGAGGTGATTGCTGTACTATACCTCCGGAGTTCTGTATTTGTCTAATTATCTTGATACATTGTGGTGTGCTCACTTTGGGAGCATTTACATGACGATTTTTAACAGGCTGTTGTTGTAGAGACAATCCACTTTGTGTAAGCAGTGACCTTGTCTGTGGATTATCTACTTTCACGACCTTTGGGCCAATGGAAATAATTTGTGGCTTGGTTTGATTTCCAGCAGAGGTTTGAACTGTCACATGAGTCATTGAAGAGTTCAGAGACACATGCTGACTTTCATGTATTTGTTGTTCCTGTGAATTTTCCTGCAGAAACACTGGGATCAGAACTTCATTTGTGACTTGCTGAGAAAGCTGAGCTAGTGTTATGGCTTCTGACATTGGCTGTT
The sequence above is drawn from the Mya arenaria isolate MELC-2E11 chromosome 14, ASM2691426v1 genome and encodes:
- the LOC128218210 gene encoding uncharacterized protein LOC128218210, which gives rise to MESKDSKLIKKTGRKTPKYCCICKGIYRGKVIDGRKVSLHRFPQNKRLKRVWVQRCKTVMRSFQWNEHRRLCSEHFVGFRGPSFQHTLPSMFPTETGATKTFQPTLLDEDVGDDDDGDTVNDDLDLELSNDDSIQPQLSFVSPSGHAIDTSVHLHDYCMGPVLQPQNQSFRCCDTQTENNCAVMEVQTEESFLGKTADFSSQTEHSTRDFGVQCQLPMLTYDDVKYNDDLVSFYTGIPNRVVFEALFDEIKDEAEVRTSRRKLNYKDSDGGRPRTLSVLDEFFMVLMRLRLGLLFEDPGTRFCISTSQCSDIVERWINYLHVQLSFLVQWPSREVVKNNMPEQFKEKYSNTRIIIDCTEIYSETSSSLSLKSLMYSDYKSHMTHKILVGISPNGVVTFVSDCWVGCTSDKKLTEKCGLLDLLEEGDAIMVDKGFTITDLTTPRGIHLIIPPFKQKGKQFSKREVLLTKDIASLRIHVERQMERIKNFRILHGNIPITQSRRISKVFKICTYLTNLWPPLVQ